The Hemiscyllium ocellatum isolate sHemOce1 chromosome 17, sHemOce1.pat.X.cur, whole genome shotgun sequence genome has a segment encoding these proteins:
- the LOC132823683 gene encoding cytochrome b-245 light chain → MGQIEWAMWANEQALASGLILLIGGVVGVAGQFRDWEFAAYGVAAGVFVILLEYPRGKRRKGTTMERPGQWFLAAVVKLFGPLTRNYYVRAILHACLAVPGGFILPTVLGTVNLGIASLIYLLAAFRKEEWRPIQAGQTPKGHVGKSIHQPPTNPPPRPPAEHRRKQMDDGRTGAIEVTATA, encoded by the exons ATGGGCCAGATCGAGTGGGCGATGTGGGCAAATGAACAAGCTCTGGCATCGGGGCTCA TTCTGCTTATTGGAGGCGTGGTCGGAGTGGCTGGACAATTCAGAGATTGGGAATTTGCCGCTTATGGCGT TGCTGCAGGTGTCTTTGTAATTTTGTTGGAATACCCCAGAGGAAAGAGACGAAAGGGAACAACCATGGAGAGACC GGGTCAGTGGTTTTTGGCAGCTGTTGTGAAATTGTTTGGACCTTTAACACGGAATTACTATGTCCGTGCTATTCTCCACGCATG CTTAGCAGTACCTGGAGGCTTTATATTACCCACAGTCCTGGGCACCGTCAACCTTGGCATTGCCAGCCTCATCTACCTACTT GCTGCCTTCCGAAAAGAAGAATGGAGACCTATACAGGCGGGACAGACTCCAAAAGGACACGTTGGAAAGAGTATCCATCAGCCACCCACAAACCCTCCACCACGGCCTCCTGCTGAACATCGAAGAAAACAAATGGATGATGGAAGAACTGGAGCTATTGAAGTCACAGCCACAGCTTGA